GCCTCGTCGTGACGCTCGAGCCGTGCCCGATGTGCGCCGGCGCCGCGGTGGTCGCGCGGGTGGCGGAGATCCTCTACGGTACGCCCGACCCGAAGGGGGGCGCCGTCTCCACCCTCTATCGCATCGCATCCGACGCGCGCCTCAACCACCGCGCCGCCGTCACCTCCGGCGTCCTCGCCGACGAATGCGCCGCCCTCCTCACGTCCTTCTTCCGCGCCCGGCGGAGCGGCCGCAGGAGGGGGGGCGCAGTGAGGTAAAGCGCAGCCGTGCAGGTTCATCGCGCGGCGAGCCACGAACGGAGCCCCGCCCTCCGAGGCGGCGCAGCCGGGTGGATTGCAGTTCGGATAGGGGTGCTGACGCGGGGTCAGAACAGCGGGGAGAAGATCCGGCAGGTGTCCTCGAGCAGTTGCAGGGGCCGCGACCGCCGTGCGAACCGGACGGGGTCGACCGCCTCCGAGTTTCCGAGGTCCTCGAGGAACCCGTCCGCGAGCGCCTCGATCCGCGAACGGGCATAGAGGAACACCCCGAGCTCGAAATTCAGGAAGAAGCTCCGCATGTCGACGTTCGGCGAGCCGATGACCCCGACGTCGTCGTCGACCACCAGCACCTTGGTGTGCAGGTTCGTCGGACGATAGAGGAAGATCCGCACCCCCGCCGCCATCATCTCGTCGAAGTACGACCTGCCGGCGAGCGAGACGACCCGCAGGTCGGACGTTCCCGGGACGATCAGGCGGACGTCCACACCCCGCAAGGCGGCGTTCCGAAGGGCGGCGCCGATGCCCTCGTCCGGGACGAAGTACGGCGTCTCGATCCAGAGCCGTTTCCTTGCCGCCGCGAACGCCGCGAAGACGCCCTCGTAGATGGGGCGCGTTCTCCGGTCGGGGCCCGAGGCGGCGACCTGGAGGACGCACGGGGGCGGGTCGCCTCCCGTGAACCGGACGGGCGGAGAGAAAAGGACCCCCGGGGGGAGTGTCTCCTCGGTCGAGAACGCCCAATCGTCGAGGAACAGCGCCTGCAAATCGGGAAGTGCGGGCCCCTCGATCACCGCGGCGACGTCCCTCCACTGTTCCTTCGTCGGTCTCGGGCCCATGTACTTCTTTCCGATGTTCATGCCCCCGGTGAACGCTTTCCGTCCGTCGACGATCAGGAGTTTGCGATGGTTCCGCAGGTGGGCCGACCACCGGCGGTGGAGGGGGAACGCCGGCATGAAGGCGGCCACCTGCCCGCCCGCCTCCCGCAGGGGCCGCACGGTTCTTCGCAGCGCCCGCCACGATCCCACGGCGTCGAGCAGCAGCCGCACGTGGATTCCCTCCCGCGCCCGCGCGGCGAGCGCCTGGATGAACCTTCGCCCGACGGGATCGACGTCGAGGATGAAGAACTGGGCGTGCAGGTGGTCGCGGGCCGACCCGATCAGCGAGAAAACCGCCTCGTACGCTTCGTCCCCGCCCCGAAGGAAAATGATGCGGTTCCCCTCCGTCGGGGGCGGCGTCCCCGACGCGAGCAGGACCCGGCCGCACCGCTCCCCGATGGCCGTGGGGAGCTCCTCGGGCCGCAGCCGGTAAGAAAGGGAAGAAGAGGTGGCGGGGGAGACGGTCGCGATCTTGGCCCGGATGTGCCGGCGGATCCGCCGGACGCCGATCAGGAAATAGAGGGGGATGCCGATCAGCGGCAGGAGCGCGATGCCGAGCATCCACGCAAGGGTCGCCGACGGGCGGCGCCGCTCGAGGATGATGCGGGGGAGCAGGAAGAACGCGAAGACATAGCCGGCGATGTCCAGCGCCAGCAGCACGTTCTTCCAGATGCCCGGAATCGACGCCGTCATCACCATGCCTCCGTCCTGGTTGAAGGAGGACCCTCCGCCCGCTATAATACCTCCCTTGCCCCGCGCGGAGGGGTACCGAAGTGGCCGTAACGGGGTCGACTCGAAATCGACTTGGCGGTGCGAGCCGCCACGTGGGTTCGAATCCCACCCCCTCCGCCATTTCTCGGACGTCACTCGATTCGCGTGCACTTTCCGGTGCTCCCTGTTAAGATCGGGGCGAGATTGAAAAGCGAGGTGTGTCTATTGGGCATTCTGCAAGGGAAGAAAGGACTGGTCCTCGGCGTCGCCAACGAGAAATCCATCGCGTGGGGCGTGGCCAGGGCCTGCCACCGCGAGGGGGCCAAGCTCGGGTTCAACTATCTCGGCGAGGCGCTGAAGAAACGCGTTCATCCCCTGGCGGAGTCGGTCCGGTCGGGTTTCGTCGAACCGCTCGACGTCGGCGACGACGCCCAGTTGGACGATTTCTTCGCGAAGGTCGAGGCCCGATGGGGGCGGCTCGACTTCATGGTGCACTCCATCGCCTTTGCCAACAGGGAATCGCTGAAAGGCGATTTCCGGGATACCACGCGCGCCGATTTCCATCTCGCGCTGGATATCTCCGCCTACTCCTTCGTTGCCTGCGCCCGGCGGGCGGCCCGGTTGATGGGACCGGGGGGAGCCATGCTGACGATGAGTTTTCTCGGGGCGGT
The sequence above is a segment of the Deltaproteobacteria bacterium CG2_30_66_27 genome. Coding sequences within it:
- a CDS encoding tRNA-specific adenosine deaminase, with amino-acid sequence MRAALREAEKGGAAGEIPVGAVVVSPEGKILARAHNRCVTANDPTAHAEILALRDAARRTGNYRLTGCRLVVTLEPCPMCAGAAVVARVAEILYGTPDPKGGAVSTLYRIASDARLNHRAAVTSGVLADECAALLTSFFRARRSGRRRGGAVR
- a CDS encoding cardiolipin synthase; translation: MTASIPGIWKNVLLALDIAGYVFAFFLLPRIILERRRPSATLAWMLGIALLPLIGIPLYFLIGVRRIRRHIRAKIATVSPATSSSLSYRLRPEELPTAIGERCGRVLLASGTPPPTEGNRIIFLRGGDEAYEAVFSLIGSARDHLHAQFFILDVDPVGRRFIQALAARAREGIHVRLLLDAVGSWRALRRTVRPLREAGGQVAAFMPAFPLHRRWSAHLRNHRKLLIVDGRKAFTGGMNIGKKYMGPRPTKEQWRDVAAVIEGPALPDLQALFLDDWAFSTEETLPPGVLFSPPVRFTGGDPPPCVLQVAASGPDRRTRPIYEGVFAAFAAARKRLWIETPYFVPDEGIGAALRNAALRGVDVRLIVPGTSDLRVVSLAGRSYFDEMMAAGVRIFLYRPTNLHTKVLVVDDDVGVIGSPNVDMRSFFLNFELGVFLYARSRIEALADGFLEDLGNSEAVDPVRFARRSRPLQLLEDTCRIFSPLF
- a CDS encoding enoyl-ACP reductase (Catalyzes a key regulatory step in fatty acid biosynthesis); protein product: MGILQGKKGLVLGVANEKSIAWGVARACHREGAKLGFNYLGEALKKRVHPLAESVRSGFVEPLDVGDDAQLDDFFAKVEARWGRLDFMVHSIAFANRESLKGDFRDTTRADFHLALDISAYSFVACARRAARLMGPGGAMLTMSFLGAVRAVPNYNVMGVAKAALEAATRYLAHDLGPEGIRVNAVSAGPIRTLAASAVGDFRKLMEKNARGAMLRRNVTQDEVGNAAAYLLSDWASGVTGEVHYVDAGFNIGGGDPGVEPAVPGSSSPSS